Sequence from the Ailuropoda melanoleuca isolate Jingjing chromosome 10, ASM200744v2, whole genome shotgun sequence genome:
CAGCCTGAGGACCCTGGGCCCTGGACACCCCCTCATTTCCCCTCTCTTGTGTGAGCACAGGAGGCCAAGACACTCTCCgtgaaagaaagataaagtaCAACTTGGTAGGACATTCAAGCCTGGCTCGGGCACCACCCATGAATCCCAGACAGAATGGAACAATGCCCATTGCAAGGAACTCCAGAAATTCTGGTCCCGAGATGTCCCAGCTTAGCCTCAATGTCCGATGGGAAGCAGGGCATGGAACACGCTAGTCTGCTCAGAACACCCCGACCCCCAGGAGTGACTGGGGCCCAGAAAGCAGGACCGTGGGCCAGCGGGATGACACCAGGGCCGAGGGCAGATGGCTCCAAGTTCATCTCTGCCACAGCCTGAAGTCACTTCCCTGAGACAGCAGCCAGCTTGGGCCCCCTTTTCACCAAATTTCTCACTCTCTGCCGACATCAAGCTCATGACTGTGTCCTTCGTGATGGGACCCACTCCCAAAGTGTGGCCCCGGGAGCTTTCCTCCTCCGCCTGCCCAGGGTTCAGCCAGCCTGCCAGGCAGAGGACAGCAAGGCTGTGCCCTGTCACCACCGGCCCCACGGAAGGAGGAGCCCTGTTGGCTGCAGAGTGTCCCCCCGAGAAGCCTGACCCACCCTGGCCACTTCCTGTGTTATTAGAATAAATGGGGGCCCTGGAGGGATAGTCTGGGAAGGAACTGCCGTGGAGAAAGCTAGTACTGGGGTCTGagctctcccccaccctgcagaTGCTGTGGCTGCTGGTTCTGACCTCCCCCTGGCTGGGGGGCTCTGTGCCTGTGATCCCGGGTGAGTCTGATCCCCTCCAATGTGCTCAGGGCCCCTGGGACTCACCCAGGGGGAATGGGGACTGTCCTTTAGGGAAAAGCTTCCCTtgtccctgcctttttttttttttaagattttatttatttatttgacagagacacagccagcgagagagggaacacaagcagggggagtgggagaggaagaagcaggctcccagcggaggagcctgatgtggggctcgatcccaggacgctgggatcatgctctgagccgaaggcagacgcttaacgactgccccTCCCTTGTCCCTTCCTGAGCTCTGGGAAGGTCATCGTCTGGGCCCCTGACAGCCCCTGAACTTGCTTCCACAGACTCCAGCCCAGGGCGTGAGCTGGTGGGCATCGTGGGGGGCTGCGATGTCTCAGCCCGGAGGTATCCGTGGCAGGTCAGCCTGAGGTTCTATCGTATGGACCACGGCCTGTGGCAGCACAGCTGCGGGGGCTCCCTCATCCATGCCCAGTGGGTGCTGACGGCTGCCCACTGCGTTGAGCCGTGAGTAGTGCCGCCCCCTTCCCGGGgctgtgcgtgcgtgcgtgtgtgtgcacgcgtgtatGTGTGCAGGGTCCTTCTGCAGGAGGCGAGCTTCCTGGACCCCAGCTCTCGgtgcccccagcctgccctgagAAGCCCTGGCTCCCCTCTCTCCAGGGAGGACCTGGAGGCTGGCGCCTTCAGGGTCCAGGTCGGCCAGCTGAGGCTCTATGACCACGACCAGCTGCACAGGGTGGCCGAGATCATCCGCCACCCCAAGTTCAACGCGAGCCTGTCCGCGGAGGGAGGCGCGGACATCGCCCTGCTCAGACTGGAGGACCCCCTGACTCTCTCTGAGGATGTCAACCTGGTCTCCCTCCCGGCAGCCTCCCTGAGGGTCCCCTGGAGGAAGATGTGCTGGGTGACCGGCTGGGGTGACATCGCGGATGACGGTAGGTAGTAGGGAGCCTAGGAAGGAtgaggggcggggggggctggGCCTTTATAGAATCGGCTTACCGCATGCACCTTCTGGGATCCCAAGGGTGGGCTGTGATGCCAGGGTTTGGACAGGAAGTTTCTGGAAGAGACCTCAGGAACTGGGAACTTGCTCTGGGCAGGCACGTCCCCCCGCCGGATCCCACCTGGACTCTGGCCACCACAGTcagagggcagctgggggccGTCGTGTCATGGGGAAGAAATCCAGGCTCACTAGTTTGGGTGACCCACCAAGGTCACGGCTCCTCTGCCGCTGAGGCAGAATTTTCCCGGGGGGACTGTGGGTCCTGCTGTGGACAGGGCACGGGAGCCCAGACTCTGCGAGGGACTCCTGCGTCCTGGAGCTGGAAGGGCATCCGGACCTTTAGGTGCCGTGTGGCCAGTCCCGAGCATGGTGGACGTGGGGAAACAGTACCAGGTCCGGTGCTGGACCCCAGGGTGAGGACTGGCAATGGGAGGTGCCCATGCCCCCCCGATGGGCAGGGGAGACTCCGCACAAGTGGAAGGCGTATGTGTGCGATGGGAAGAAGGGGAGACCCTGGTTCTCAcgcagtgccccccccccagtgccgCTGCCCCCTCCCTACCGCCTGCAGGAGGTGGCAGTGCCCATCGTGGGTAACAAGGAGTGTAATTACCACTATCAGAACTCTTCCGACAGCCACGGTCAGATCATCAAGGGTGACATGCTGTGTGCTGGGAGCGAGGGCCGGGACTCCTGCCAGGTGAGGCCCCAGGAGGCCCTGGCCacttcctctgtccccttctgGCCCAGGAGTGTGGGACCTTTGCCATGGGGACGTGGGAAGCTCTCGCTGAGGGCCTCCTCTCCCCGCAGATGGACTCTGGGGGCCCCCTGGTGTGCCGCTGGAATTGCACCTGGATCCAGGTCGGAATCGTGAGCTGGGGCCAGGGGTGTGGTCACCGCGACTTCCCTGGGGTGTATACCCGCGTCATGAGCTACGTGTCCTGGATCTGCCGGCATGTCCCTCTGTTCCTCGAACCCTAGGAGGGACGACGCCCCATCCTTTTTTCAGCACCATGTGCTCCCTGCAGGGGCGCAGGGGAGCAGGGGTGAGACCCCCCGCAGGGAGAACAGGGTGGGGAAAGCCCAGGAATTGTGCTGGGAATTGGATTCTTATTAAACGTGGTGGGAAAACCTCCCAAGGCTGCACCCATGCTTGACTCTGGTGCGTCTCGGGGCTCAGGGGGTCTGCTGGCCGGGCCTGCCTGTTGGGGTCCCTGGTGCAGCATCTCCAggccaggaagagaggagagggaagggctcCGGGGGCAGGTTTCTGTGCTTCTCTCCCCAAAAGAACGAAAGAAGTCGGCTGGGATGGGTGCTGTTCTCAGCCCTAggttcccctccctcctctccgtCTCCCTCAGGCCCCACTTAAGCCACAGCTGAGGCAAGGCTCTGGATCCAGGGGAGACCCGTGGGGTCCTCCCCACTGTGGTGCAGaaccctcctcacccccacccctgcacagtGTGGCAGGCCGGTTCCACAGAccattccctccctttccccagctccttTTCTGGACGTTAAAAGTCCTGTCCAATGAGCCAAAATGTTCCTGGTTCATTCCGAAAACGTGTCCTGCAAGCCTTGGCCTCCTAAGGTCCTTCCTGTGAACAAGGACAACTTCACCAGGAAAACAGGGTCCCCTTTGGCATCTCTGCATTTTCTGGCTGTTATGGTGACGTGGCAGCCAGTCCTTCATGCCACACAGCTTTCCATCACAGTCTAGAACGATCAGACCTACCGCGCA
This genomic interval carries:
- the LOC100465078 gene encoding mastin; the protein is MLWLLVLTSPWLGGSVPVIPDSSPGRELVGIVGGCDVSARRYPWQVSLRFYRMDHGLWQHSCGGSLIHAQWVLTAAHCVEPEDLEAGAFRVQVGQLRLYDHDQLHRVAEIIRHPKFNASLSAEGGADIALLRLEDPLTLSEDVNLVSLPAASLRVPWRKMCWVTGWGDIADDVPLPPPYRLQEVAVPIVGNKECNYHYQNSSDSHGQIIKGDMLCAGSEGRDSCQMDSGGPLVCRWNCTWIQVGIVSWGQGCGHRDFPGVYTRVMSYVSWICRHVPLFLEP